The following proteins are co-located in the Maridesulfovibrio sp. genome:
- a CDS encoding undecaprenyl-phosphate glucose phosphotransferase, which translates to MMDRKISISPHMFEPFHRIIDIGAGIFVLLVLYNIFSPESFSSRATHLALLVAVTAALGLIAFHIVGVYRDWAGSDILQECNRIIAAVFFVFGGLLLLGYSFKVSSVYSRRVVLAAMLLWPALLCLERLIIRKFASSFFAENVTGRRAIIAGSGKLANSLDTWVKDNPWAGIRIMAFFDSTAPDCSGTNPCAGELDDLPDYVKKNNIQLVFLALPMRDEDMLNKLMLGLEDTTAQIYFFPDMTIFKYLMGGDVAHVAGQTAIVLRSSPFEGMNGFAKRMEDLIVSGLILVIISPFMLLIALGIKLTSKGPVFFRQWRYGLEGEPFQIYKFRTMKVLEDGYDFTPATKKDPRITRFGMFLRKNSLDELPQFFNVLDGTMSIVGPRPHAVKMNEDYRKHIPGYMLRHISKPGITGLAQVNGYKGEVKTDEDMQKRISFDIEYLQNWSVLMDLKIIFKTVFSFAWRQ; encoded by the coding sequence ATGATGGACCGAAAGATCAGCATTTCGCCGCATATGTTTGAGCCGTTTCACAGGATTATTGACATAGGGGCGGGGATTTTTGTCCTTCTTGTTCTTTATAATATCTTTTCCCCGGAATCTTTTTCATCACGGGCTACCCATCTTGCATTGCTGGTTGCGGTTACTGCGGCATTGGGACTTATCGCTTTTCACATTGTAGGTGTTTATCGGGACTGGGCTGGTTCGGATATTTTGCAGGAATGCAACCGCATTATTGCCGCAGTTTTTTTTGTCTTCGGCGGTTTGTTGCTTTTGGGATATTCTTTTAAGGTTTCAAGCGTTTATTCAAGGCGGGTAGTCCTTGCAGCGATGCTTTTGTGGCCTGCTTTGCTTTGTCTGGAGCGTCTTATTATACGCAAGTTTGCTTCCAGTTTTTTTGCGGAGAATGTCACCGGGCGGAGGGCTATTATCGCCGGAAGCGGAAAGCTTGCCAATTCTCTGGATACCTGGGTGAAGGATAATCCCTGGGCCGGCATCAGGATAATGGCTTTCTTTGATTCTACTGCTCCTGATTGCAGTGGTACAAACCCTTGTGCCGGAGAGCTGGATGACCTGCCTGATTATGTAAAGAAAAACAATATCCAGCTTGTTTTTCTGGCTTTGCCCATGCGCGATGAAGATATGCTCAATAAGCTTATGCTTGGGCTGGAAGATACCACGGCTCAAATTTATTTTTTCCCGGATATGACTATTTTTAAATATCTCATGGGCGGGGATGTGGCTCATGTTGCCGGGCAAACCGCAATTGTTCTCCGGAGTTCTCCGTTTGAAGGAATGAACGGTTTCGCCAAGCGTATGGAAGATTTAATTGTTTCCGGTTTGATCTTGGTTATTATTTCTCCTTTTATGCTTTTGATTGCATTGGGGATTAAGTTAACTTCCAAAGGACCGGTATTTTTCCGGCAATGGCGTTACGGATTGGAGGGAGAGCCTTTTCAGATTTATAAATTCAGAACGATGAAGGTTCTGGAAGACGGGTATGATTTTACTCCCGCAACAAAGAAAGATCCACGAATTACCCGGTTCGGAATGTTCCTGCGTAAAAACAGCCTTGATGAATTGCCTCAGTTTTTCAATGTGCTTGACGGGACGATGTCTATAGTTGGCCCAAGGCCGCATGCTGTTAAAATGAATGAAGATTACCGCAAACATATTCCCGGTTATATGCTGCGTCATATTTCAAAGCCGGGTATTACCGGACTGGCTCAGGTTAATGGATACAAAGGTGAAGTCAAAACTGACGAGGATATGCAGAAACGCATTTCCTTTGACATTGAATATCTTCAAAACTGGTCTGTGCTTATGGACTTGAAGATAATTTTTAAGACTGTCTTCAGTTTTGCATGGAGACAGTGA
- a CDS encoding tetratricopeptide repeat protein encodes MRKYLFAVLLIIVTVGLLGGCEKRRDDFYQKAVEYYNKGMMTEAGLEIKNALSIDPECASCRLLFGKIALENGNFQGAFINFRYASDLDPTLIEAKVELSKLYLLAREYDDAGDMARKALNLDAGNIEARLVLASVLAESKKFAEAQKMLEIALNEDPGNPDVYLSMSSVFIRQGNMKDAEGALLEGLKRIPQNTSLLMKVVAFYRQNNEPDTALKYVEKLLQSNSADPRTKVFAAEFYSSMGNDAKAAELMAEVVHTHPEEAEYRVLYSRVLNSQKKFVETEKVLKEGLALDKSLLAIRSSLSGLYMSQGRQEEAVKILLDGVALDPEGTESSDYVVYRKQLATMYLDMNEPKKAIEQLDKVIELNSKDSEAHYLRGQIYLFEGRGNLAVSEFRQVVRDNPESAPAYVLLARAHLINGEINIAIENLKEAINLEPGYAPAREVLINTYLDRKDWHQAILELQRLREKRPDDIQILAAIGDVYAIKGDANLASRTFNELSDKFPDSPVGEMKLAELARSLGKSSLAEQHYTNALKIAPDSLAAIQGKVDIFILQHKYTAATNFCENLLEKFPDNARIYELLGKVYAARGNFQAAETNYSRAVTLAPEWMLPYLRIGDLYVRDKKLKEGIAKFKEEIKKDSDNPGPQFLLGLLYEQNGEYEQSREVYSKLLEQHPGFQLAANNLAYLLATKFSDNGEYMEQALKLARVASSSQSPEALDTLGYVLYLNGEYQQALHVFNSALQLLPDFSAAQFHKALVYSREGKNDEAKKVLNKLLKSKEDFPERKDAVNLLERL; translated from the coding sequence ATGCGTAAGTATTTATTTGCGGTACTCCTGATAATTGTCACAGTCGGCCTCCTTGGAGGGTGTGAAAAGAGAAGGGATGACTTTTACCAGAAGGCAGTTGAATATTACAATAAAGGGATGATGACCGAGGCCGGACTTGAAATAAAGAATGCTCTTTCCATCGATCCCGAATGCGCTTCGTGTCGCTTACTATTTGGGAAGATTGCTTTGGAAAATGGAAACTTCCAAGGTGCTTTTATTAATTTCAGGTATGCCTCAGATCTTGATCCTACATTGATTGAAGCAAAGGTGGAGCTCAGCAAGCTTTATCTGCTGGCCCGTGAATATGATGATGCCGGTGATATGGCCCGTAAGGCTTTGAATCTGGATGCAGGAAATATTGAGGCCCGTTTGGTGCTGGCATCAGTTCTTGCTGAGAGCAAGAAATTCGCTGAAGCACAGAAAATGCTGGAAATTGCCTTAAACGAAGATCCCGGAAATCCTGATGTGTATCTTTCCATGAGCAGTGTCTTTATCAGGCAGGGCAACATGAAAGATGCTGAAGGTGCTTTACTTGAGGGGCTTAAGCGTATTCCCCAGAATACATCCCTGTTGATGAAGGTTGTTGCTTTTTACCGCCAGAACAATGAGCCGGACACTGCTTTGAAGTATGTCGAAAAACTTTTGCAGAGCAACAGTGCTGATCCTCGTACAAAAGTTTTTGCGGCTGAATTCTATTCTTCCATGGGTAATGATGCCAAGGCAGCCGAGTTGATGGCTGAAGTTGTTCATACTCATCCGGAAGAAGCAGAATATAGGGTGCTTTATTCGAGGGTGCTTAATTCCCAGAAAAAATTTGTTGAAACAGAAAAGGTCCTCAAGGAAGGGTTAGCGCTTGATAAGTCTTTATTGGCGATCAGGAGCTCTCTGTCGGGCCTTTACATGTCTCAGGGACGGCAGGAAGAAGCAGTAAAAATCTTGTTGGACGGTGTGGCTTTGGATCCTGAAGGGACAGAAAGTTCCGACTACGTTGTTTACCGCAAGCAACTTGCAACAATGTATTTGGACATGAATGAACCCAAAAAAGCCATTGAACAGCTTGATAAAGTAATTGAACTGAACTCCAAGGATTCCGAGGCGCATTATCTGCGTGGGCAGATTTACCTTTTTGAGGGACGCGGGAATCTGGCCGTATCTGAATTCCGCCAAGTCGTTCGGGATAATCCGGAAAGTGCGCCAGCATATGTTCTTCTGGCCCGTGCGCATTTGATTAATGGTGAAATTAATATCGCTATTGAGAACCTTAAGGAAGCAATTAACCTTGAGCCGGGTTATGCCCCTGCAAGGGAGGTTTTGATAAACACTTATCTCGACCGCAAAGATTGGCATCAGGCCATTCTTGAGTTGCAGCGTCTAAGGGAAAAAAGACCGGATGACATCCAGATTTTGGCCGCTATCGGTGATGTTTATGCCATTAAAGGGGATGCAAACCTTGCGAGTCGCACTTTTAATGAACTGAGCGATAAATTCCCTGATTCTCCTGTGGGAGAGATGAAACTGGCTGAGTTAGCCCGGTCTCTTGGAAAGAGTTCACTGGCGGAGCAACATTATACCAATGCGCTTAAAATTGCTCCGGATTCTCTTGCCGCTATTCAGGGGAAAGTTGATATTTTTATCCTTCAGCACAAGTATACTGCCGCGACTAATTTTTGCGAGAATCTGCTTGAAAAATTTCCCGATAATGCTCGTATTTATGAGCTTCTTGGGAAGGTTTATGCTGCCAGAGGTAATTTTCAGGCTGCTGAAACGAATTATTCAAGAGCGGTAACTCTTGCACCGGAATGGATGCTTCCGTATCTGCGTATCGGCGACCTCTACGTAAGGGATAAAAAGCTTAAAGAAGGGATAGCCAAGTTTAAGGAAGAAATAAAAAAGGATAGTGATAATCCCGGACCGCAGTTTCTGCTAGGTCTTCTTTATGAGCAGAATGGCGAATATGAGCAGTCTCGTGAAGTTTATTCAAAGCTTCTTGAACAGCATCCCGGATTCCAGTTGGCCGCTAACAATTTGGCTTATCTGCTGGCGACTAAGTTCTCTGACAATGGAGAATATATGGAACAGGCCCTTAAGCTGGCCCGGGTCGCGTCCAGCAGCCAGAGTCCGGAAGCTTTGGATACCCTTGGATACGTGCTCTACTTGAATGGTGAATACCAGCAGGCCCTGCACGTATTTAACTCCGCTTTGCAATTGTTACCGGATTTCTCAGCTGCACAATTCCACAAGGCCTTGGTTTATTCTCGCGAAGGGAAAAATGATGAGGCGAAGAAAGTCTTGAATAAGTTGCTGAAAAGCAAAGAAGATTTTCCAGAGCGTAAAGATGCTGTCAATCTGCTTGAGCGGCTTTAG
- the xrtD gene encoding VPLPA-CTERM-specific exosortase XrtD, producing the protein MAAVLAFISVIAAWGMLFWDSFPPLFRRWNTDDYSYCWLVVPLALYVAWQRRELLPKVITPSSGSGYIGLLLSGLLYFLGKAAAVDALVFASMWLTVVSLVLFVYGWRSMKAFLFPLLVLAFAVPPPPFINRTLTFKLRLISSDISVRIMQFIDIPVFREGNVIDLGVIQLHVVDACSGLRYVFPTILLGILMGYWFNSRTWQRVLVVLSTVPTAIFANALRIAIVGYLARNVSVETAENFFHDASGIVIYLLSIIVLATWSLLLNLIGGRKPEQRAVSRPGYYGVPTGRALHVFLMAAILGLYFAGNMYLFTGRVIPQRASFDNFPLEIGEYAGKKYFYDDDILESLGSDDYLSGVFRDKQTGRDILVLVTYYDYQEPQRAVHNPVSCLLGGGGWSLASSRDLPADPQKGRPFKVRRLLMDKPGQRLLAFYWFQQRGRVITDEYMNKVYLAVDSITRQRTDGALIRVELLLNEDESVEHGQQILENFTKNLAIELKPYIPE; encoded by the coding sequence GTGGCAGCCGTTTTAGCATTCATTTCTGTTATTGCAGCGTGGGGCATGCTGTTCTGGGATTCTTTTCCGCCTCTTTTCAGGAGATGGAACACCGATGATTATTCCTATTGCTGGCTGGTTGTCCCGCTTGCCCTTTATGTGGCGTGGCAACGTAGAGAATTGCTTCCGAAAGTTATTACGCCATCGTCGGGGTCCGGTTATATCGGGCTCCTGCTCAGTGGTCTTCTGTATTTTCTGGGAAAGGCCGCCGCTGTAGATGCTTTGGTTTTTGCTTCCATGTGGCTGACCGTAGTATCGCTGGTACTCTTTGTTTACGGTTGGCGTTCCATGAAGGCATTTTTATTTCCGTTGCTTGTGCTGGCCTTTGCTGTACCGCCGCCGCCGTTTATCAATCGTACACTTACTTTTAAACTGCGCCTTATTTCTTCCGACATCTCTGTGCGCATAATGCAGTTCATTGATATCCCCGTCTTCCGTGAGGGGAATGTTATTGATCTGGGCGTGATCCAATTGCATGTGGTCGATGCCTGCAGCGGCTTACGCTATGTTTTTCCCACCATTCTTCTGGGCATTTTGATGGGCTACTGGTTCAATTCGCGCACATGGCAGCGTGTGCTGGTTGTCCTTTCCACCGTACCTACTGCGATTTTCGCCAATGCGTTACGTATAGCCATCGTAGGTTATCTGGCGCGTAATGTTTCGGTGGAAACTGCTGAGAACTTTTTCCATGATGCGTCCGGTATTGTTATTTATCTGCTTTCAATAATTGTGCTCGCAACATGGAGCCTGTTGTTGAATCTGATTGGCGGGCGAAAGCCTGAGCAGAGGGCCGTTTCCCGGCCCGGTTATTACGGAGTTCCGACCGGCAGGGCTTTGCATGTCTTTCTAATGGCCGCAATTCTGGGGCTTTATTTCGCAGGTAATATGTACCTGTTTACCGGGAGGGTTATACCTCAGCGTGCAAGCTTTGATAATTTCCCGTTAGAGATCGGTGAATACGCTGGCAAAAAATATTTTTACGATGATGATATTCTTGAATCACTTGGTTCGGATGATTATCTCTCAGGAGTATTCAGGGATAAACAAACAGGCCGCGATATTTTAGTTTTGGTTACGTACTATGATTATCAGGAACCGCAGCGGGCGGTCCATAATCCGGTCAGTTGCCTTCTTGGTGGTGGGGGGTGGAGCCTTGCTTCCTCTCGTGATCTGCCAGCAGATCCGCAAAAGGGGCGTCCCTTTAAGGTGCGCAGATTGCTTATGGATAAGCCGGGGCAACGGTTATTGGCTTTTTACTGGTTTCAGCAGCGGGGAAGAGTTATAACTGACGAATACATGAATAAAGTTTATTTGGCAGTTGATTCCATAACTCGACAGCGCACTGACGGAGCTCTCATCAGGGTAGAGTTGCTGTTGAATGAAGATGAAAGCGTCGAGCATGGTCAGCAGATTCTTGAGAATTTTACTAAGAACTTAGCAATAGAACTCAAACCTTATATTCCTGAATAG
- a CDS encoding polysaccharide biosynthesis/export family protein, translating to MKGLKLFVLFMFVILFASAPRGASAQLTVNNEYRLGPEDVIEISVWGDKELAREVVVRPDGGVSFPLAGDLKAGGLTVNELREKLKARISEFVPDAPVTVILRKVEHPKVYVMGKVNNPKVLVMGQDITVVQALAMSGGLSPFAESGSIIIVRKNKDGSQKVFPFDYDQLADGENLKQNILLQPGDTIIVP from the coding sequence GTGAAGGGTTTAAAATTATTTGTTTTGTTTATGTTTGTCATTTTATTTGCATCGGCCCCCCGGGGAGCTTCTGCCCAACTGACTGTAAACAATGAATACAGGCTTGGTCCTGAGGATGTCATTGAAATCTCAGTCTGGGGTGACAAAGAACTTGCCAGAGAGGTTGTAGTAAGACCGGACGGCGGCGTTTCTTTTCCTCTGGCCGGGGACTTGAAGGCCGGAGGTTTAACCGTTAATGAACTCCGCGAAAAGCTGAAAGCGCGGATTTCGGAGTTTGTTCCCGATGCCCCGGTAACGGTAATCCTGCGCAAGGTTGAGCACCCCAAGGTTTATGTCATGGGAAAGGTTAATAACCCCAAAGTTCTGGTGATGGGACAGGATATTACAGTGGTTCAGGCGCTGGCGATGTCCGGGGGATTAAGTCCTTTTGCCGAAAGCGGCAGCATTATCATTGTCCGCAAGAATAAGGACGGCTCACAGAAAGTTTTTCCTTTTGATTATGACCAATTGGCTGATGGGGAGAATTTGAAGCAGAATATCCTCTTGCAACCGGGCGATACTATTATTGTACCTTAG